DNA from Mustela erminea isolate mMusErm1 chromosome 18, mMusErm1.Pri, whole genome shotgun sequence:
ctcagagaaagacaaataccatatgattttactcatatgtggaatttaagaagcaaaacaaatgaacaaagaagaactGAGACCAATAAAAAActctcttaaatacagagaataaatgtGATTGACAGATTGGTGGAGGGATGGGAGAAATATAGGTGAAGTGGATAAGAGTACTGGGTAATGGACACTGGGTGATACACGGCattgttgaatcattaaattATACACCTGGGGctaacataacattgtgtgttaattttacttgcattaaaaaaaaaaagtggccataggggcacctggggggctcactccaactcttaatttcagctcaggtcaggatcttagagttgtgagatagagccctgcatggggctctgtgctgggtatggagcatacttaagattctttctctccttcttcccacttgcataaaaaaaaaaaaaaagccattatgCATCACTATTTTTTGAGCATGCAGAGATATTTCAtaatacttttcatttatttatttgttttcttaaaaaatcatttgatttaCTGGTAGAAAAATATAAGGATGGTATTGATATTTAAAGTGAAATTTCCCCTGGCAATGAGCTTGGTTTCTTCACGTACCACTCCTGCAGCTGGCTTTGTGTCTCCTGTTACCATTTCAATTTAAGTACTTTTACCAGCTCCATTGTGTCCCAGAAATCCCAAAACTTCACCTGGAGGAAAGGGTCACCATTGATGTCTGTACTTCAAAGTTGGACTAACCTAAAACCACTTAGTTTAGtaacattttgaaacaaaataacattttcaaacaaTCCCTTTGCAATCTTCTATATTCCAgtgtaaatggaaagattttggATTTACAGTAGATTAAGTTGATCTTCCTGATCGAAGACTGAGTTTCTTATCATTTGAACTGGGACATGGTATTGAAATAGAAAACGTTTCTCTGCCAACATGTCAAGTATTTTTATAATGACATGTTAACCAAGATAGAGGAACAGTCTCAAAGAAtggaaaattttctccttttcacagtctcaaacctaaataaataagaaacatccTGATAAAGGGAACATTGTCCAAACCTTTTTTAATACAGAAGTAGACATTTCTTATggctattttcttctttattattgaaAAGCAACTTTCTTTATTCCGTGTATGTTCTTTGTGTAAACAGCTTGCCATTATGAATGGTTTCTGGAAAACAAAGCATGATTTTCCTGTTAAATCTCAGATATTTTatacactcattttttaaaaatttaattttttcagtgttccaaaattcattgtttatccaccacacccagtgctccatgcaatatgtgtcctccataatacccaccaccaggttcagctgacccctcacccccacctccaaaaccctcggtttgtctctcagagtccacagtctctcatgctttgtcctcccctccgatttcctccaattcacttttcctttccttctcttaatgtcctccatgttattccttatgctccacaagtaagtgaaaccatatgataattgactctcattatttcactcagcataatctcttctagtcctgtccctgttgatacaaaagttgggtattcatccttttttttttagattttttcatccttttttaaagatttttttttatttacttgacagagagagagatcacaagtaggtagagaggcaggcagagagagaagaggaagcaggatcacttctgagcagagaatctgatgtggggcttgatcccaggaccctgagatcatgacctgagctgaaggcagaggcttaacccactgagccatccaggtgccctagtattcatcctttctggtggaggcataatactccattgtatatatggaccatatcttctttatccattcatcagttgaagggcatcttggttctttccacagtttggcgactgtggccattgctgctatgaacattagggtagaggtggcccttcttctcacttcatctgtatctttggggtaaatacccagtagtgcaattgcagggtcatag
Protein-coding regions in this window:
- the LOC116577996 gene encoding ATP-binding cassette sub-family A member 10-like — encoded protein: MEKQTVHGAGNPTVGISPRSRENHPNPEEPEEDNEDVEVERVNTTNAFTTLNLNEKPFIMASCLHKEHTRNKESCFSIIKKKIAIRNVYFCIKKGEVLGFLGHNGAGKST